The DNA window GCACCGGCAGCTTCGCGACGCCCATCAACGCCATCTTCGAGAGCTTCAGCGGCTTTTCGGCGACCGGGTCGACGATCCTGCTCGACATTTCGATCGAGAAGCATGGGGCGGCGCTCATGCTCTGGCGGCAGCTCACGCAGTGGATTGCCGGCATGGGCATCCTCGCACTGGCGGTCGCCGTGTTGCCGCGCCTGTCGGCCGGCGGCGCCCAGTTTCTGGATGCGGAGGTGCCGGGCCCGCGCCTGGAACGGCTCACGCCCCACATCGCCGAGACGGCCCGGCGCCTCTGGCTGCTGTACATCGGGTGCTCGGTGGTGCTGCTGGTGCTGCTCCTCGGGGTGCACTACGCCGGGCTCGCCCCCCGCATGACGCCGTACCAGGCCCTCGCGCACGTCTTTACCACCATTCCCTCCGGCGGCTTCTCGCCCCAGGCCCGGAGCATCGAGGCGTTCGGCCCTGCGGTGCAGTGGATCCTCGTCCCGTTCATGTTCGTGGCGGCGATGAACTTTACGCTGCTCTGGCAGGCGATCGTGTCTACCCCGACGGCCCCTGCCCGCGATACGGAGTTTCGGGTGTACCTTTCGGTCTTTGCCGTCGGAAGCCTCCTGGTGAGCGCCATGCTGTGGGGCAACGGGCAGTTTGCCGGCCTCGAAGAGACGCTCCGGCACGGCACGTTCCAGACGGCCACCCTGCTCACCACCACCGGCTACGCGAGCACCGACTTCGCGGTGTGGAGCGAGGAGGTTCTCGTGGTCCTATTGCTCCTCATGTTCGCCAGCGGGTGCGTGGGCAGCACGTCCGGCGGCCTCAAGCTCATGCGGTGGACCGTGGGCTTCAAGGTGATTGGGCGCGAGCTCTTTCAAATGATTCACCCCTCGTCCGTGCGCCCGATGTGGCTGGGGCGCCGCACCGTGAAGGAGCCGGTGGTGCGGGGCATTCTCATCGTGATCCTCACCTATCTGCTGCTGGTGGTCGGCGGCACCGGCTTTATCGCCGTGGACGCCCACCGCGTGGGGATCGACCTCTCCATCAGCGAAGCCCTCTCCGGCACGCTGGTGGTCCTGGGCAACATCGGCCCGGGCTTCGGCGCCGTCGGGCCGATGGGCGGGTTCGAGGCCCTGCCGGTCCCGACGAAGGTCTTCATGTGTCTGCTGATGGTGGCGGGCCGCCTGGAGGTAATGACGTTCCTGGTAGTCCTGAGTCCCAGTTACTGGCGGGGGTAGCGGAGAGCGTGGGCGAATGGGCGCGTGGGAGAGAGTGTGAGCGCAGGGGCACGAGAATGGAGCACCGGTGCTGCTTTTCGATGAGACAGTGGAGGGCCGACGGCGGACCGCCGCCTCCCGTTCACAGGACTGCGTTTTCTCCCCACGCGGGCAGGGCTGGGGCGCCCCCGCTCCGACAATGACGCGGGCCACCGCGTGCATGGCGCTCTCCGGCTGTATCGAGAAGACGGCAACGCCCCATTCCCTGGGTTCCGGATTGTGTCTTCTTCGCTCGCCCGTTATTCTGGATCTGTGCCCCCCGCATGATGTCCGTCCGGTCCCTCCCTCCTCGACAGCCCCCCTCGCATGGTCGAGTTCGAGCTGCTCCGAAGCTTGGGCATCATGCTGCTGGCCGCCCTCGGGGTCGTGCTCGTAGCCCGGACTGCACGCGTGCCCAACATCGTGGCGTACATCGGGGCGGGGCTGTTGCTCGGCCCAGCCCTCGGGGTGCTGACGGTAACCCATACCATCGAGCTTATCGCCGAGTTCGGCATCATCCTGCTCCTCTTCCTCGTAGGGCTGGAGCTG is part of the Salinibacter ruber DSM 13855 genome and encodes:
- a CDS encoding TrkH family potassium uptake protein; this encodes MIAARRLRRVSSVLGPVLKWFSAVFSVPIATALYHGTSVVPFLVPLGLSFGAGALAEWIGGDSELTVQDGFLLVTLTWVLVSLLGSVPYLLSGTGSFATPINAIFESFSGFSATGSTILLDISIEKHGAALMLWRQLTQWIAGMGILALAVAVLPRLSAGGAQFLDAEVPGPRLERLTPHIAETARRLWLLYIGCSVVLLVLLLGVHYAGLAPRMTPYQALAHVFTTIPSGGFSPQARSIEAFGPAVQWILVPFMFVAAMNFTLLWQAIVSTPTAPARDTEFRVYLSVFAVGSLLVSAMLWGNGQFAGLEETLRHGTFQTATLLTTTGYASTDFAVWSEEVLVVLLLLMFASGCVGSTSGGLKLMRWTVGFKVIGRELFQMIHPSSVRPMWLGRRTVKEPVVRGILIVILTYLLLVVGGTGFIAVDAHRVGIDLSISEALSGTLVVLGNIGPGFGAVGPMGGFEALPVPTKVFMCLLMVAGRLEVMTFLVVLSPSYWRG